A single Bifidobacterium scardovii JCM 12489 = DSM 13734 DNA region contains:
- the glnA gene encoding type I glutamate--ammonia ligase has protein sequence MTALETKADAEALINKEGIEYVSVRFTDLIGVQQHFTVPASEFLKDAFDEGMPFDGSSVEGFQAINESDMKLVPDIETAFVDPFRKHKTLDVAFSIVDPLTDEPYSRDPRQVAGKAEAYLKATGIADTASFAPEAEFFIFDKVRYENSMQRSFYEVDSIEAPWNTGLDTEEDGTPNIAFKNRVKRGYFPVPPIDHTQDLRDDMVANLQKVGLILERSHHEVAGAGQQEINYRFNSLQHAGDDLMKYKYVVHETAALAGKAATFMPKPLAGDNGTGMHCHQSLWKDGKPLFYDEKNYGGLSDLARWYIGGLIKHSSSVLAFTNPSLNSYHRLVPGFEAPVNLVYSARNRSAAIRIPLAGTSPAAKRIEFRAPDPSCNPFLAFSAQLMAGLDGILNHIEPPEPVDKDLYELPPEEHAGIKQVPSSLAEAMDALEADHDFLTAGDVFTEDLIETWIDIKRGEIDQARLAPTPLEYELYFHI, from the coding sequence GTGACTGCACTTGAAACCAAGGCTGACGCCGAGGCCCTTATCAACAAGGAAGGCATCGAGTATGTCTCCGTTCGCTTCACCGATCTGATCGGCGTTCAGCAGCACTTCACCGTGCCGGCGAGCGAATTCCTCAAGGATGCGTTCGATGAGGGCATGCCGTTCGACGGCTCCTCGGTCGAAGGCTTCCAGGCCATCAACGAATCCGACATGAAGCTGGTCCCGGACATCGAGACCGCCTTCGTCGATCCGTTCCGCAAGCACAAGACCCTCGACGTGGCCTTCTCCATCGTCGACCCGCTGACCGACGAGCCGTACTCGCGCGATCCGCGCCAGGTCGCCGGCAAGGCCGAGGCCTACCTGAAGGCGACCGGCATCGCCGACACCGCCTCCTTCGCTCCTGAGGCCGAGTTCTTCATCTTCGACAAGGTGCGCTACGAGAACTCGATGCAGCGCTCCTTCTACGAGGTCGACTCCATCGAGGCCCCGTGGAACACCGGCTTGGACACCGAGGAGGACGGCACCCCGAACATCGCGTTCAAGAACCGCGTCAAGCGCGGCTACTTCCCGGTTCCGCCGATCGACCACACCCAGGATCTGCGCGACGACATGGTCGCCAACCTGCAGAAGGTCGGCCTGATCCTCGAGCGTTCGCACCACGAGGTGGCCGGCGCCGGCCAGCAGGAGATCAACTACCGCTTCAACTCCCTGCAGCACGCGGGCGACGACCTGATGAAGTACAAGTACGTCGTGCACGAGACCGCCGCTCTGGCCGGCAAGGCCGCGACCTTCATGCCGAAGCCGCTCGCGGGCGACAACGGCACCGGCATGCACTGCCACCAGTCCCTGTGGAAAGACGGCAAGCCGCTGTTCTACGATGAGAAGAACTACGGCGGCCTGTCCGATCTGGCCCGCTGGTACATCGGTGGCCTGATCAAGCACTCCTCCTCCGTGCTGGCCTTCACCAACCCGTCGCTGAACTCCTACCACCGCCTGGTTCCGGGCTTCGAGGCGCCGGTCAACCTGGTCTACTCCGCCCGTAACCGTTCCGCAGCCATCCGCATCCCGCTGGCCGGCACCTCCCCGGCCGCGAAGCGCATCGAGTTCCGCGCCCCGGATCCGTCCTGCAACCCGTTCTTGGCCTTCTCCGCCCAGCTCATGGCCGGCCTCGATGGCATCCTCAACCACATCGAGCCCCCGGAGCCGGTCGACAAGGACCTCTACGAGCTGCCTCCGGAAGAGCACGCCGGCATCAAGCAGGTGCCGAGCTCCCTGGCCGAGGCCATGGACGCGCTCGAAGCCGACCACGACTTCCTGACCGCCGGTGACGTGTTCACTGAGGATCTGATCGAGACCTGGATCGACATCAAGCGCGGCGAGATCGATCAGGCCCGTCTGGCCCCGACCCCGCTGGAGTACGAGCTGTACTTCCACATCTGA
- a CDS encoding DUF4191 domain-containing protein: protein MAAKEAKPKKQSTIKQVIQIYKYTSKEDKQLPWLLAGAGLAPIVVFVILGIVLKWTWLTWIFIMITAIMLGLLFATMVLTRRADAVGYKQLEGRPGASVSVLGNINKAGFNFPEQPVWIDPRTKDAIWRGTGYNGIYLLGEGEYGRVARAMERQEQSIKGVTAGSRIPVYRIFVGTGDKQVRLKDLRKTVMKQKAYMPTDHKNALVAKIHPRRRFMLTKEELDTLNARLRTLQTKAGYGIPKGVDPNRPQHVSRRAMRGR, encoded by the coding sequence ATGGCTGCAAAGGAAGCGAAGCCAAAGAAGCAGAGCACGATCAAGCAGGTCATCCAGATCTACAAGTACACGTCCAAGGAGGACAAGCAGCTGCCGTGGCTGCTGGCCGGGGCCGGGCTTGCGCCGATCGTGGTGTTCGTCATCCTGGGGATCGTGCTCAAGTGGACGTGGCTGACGTGGATCTTCATCATGATCACCGCCATCATGCTCGGCCTGCTGTTCGCCACGATGGTGCTCACCCGCCGCGCCGACGCCGTCGGCTACAAGCAGCTGGAGGGCCGCCCGGGCGCCTCGGTCAGCGTGCTCGGCAACATCAACAAGGCCGGCTTCAACTTCCCCGAGCAGCCCGTGTGGATCGACCCGCGCACCAAGGACGCCATCTGGCGCGGCACCGGCTACAACGGCATCTACCTGCTGGGCGAGGGCGAGTACGGCCGCGTCGCCCGTGCGATGGAACGCCAGGAGCAGAGCATCAAGGGCGTCACCGCCGGCTCCCGGATCCCGGTCTACCGCATCTTCGTGGGCACCGGTGACAAGCAGGTCCGCCTCAAGGACCTGCGCAAGACCGTGATGAAGCAGAAGGCCTATATGCCGACCGACCACAAGAACGCGCTGGTGGCCAAGATCCACCCGCGCCGCCGTTTCATGCTCACCAAGGAGGAGCTGGACACGCTCAACGCGCGCCTGCGCACGCTGCAGACCAAGGCCGGCTACGGCATCCCCAAGGGCGTGGATCCGAACCGCCCGCAGCACGTCAGCCGCCGCGCGATGCGCGGTCGATGA
- a CDS encoding dihydrolipoyl dehydrogenase family protein, which translates to MSEQYDIAIIGAGPGGYSTALRAAELGRKVALIERDGTLGGTCLNRGCIPSKALITATHTIDTVHRAAELGVNASVNGIDFGTLRDYRLRVVDTMTKGLAGLLAHRGVAVYHGEASAVAPGSVTVSPSPGSAQVERYLKAGVPEPLDGDVTIEAGDVVIATGSRPRPLPGIPFRGALIDSTTALSLDEFPASAVIIGAGAVALEFASMWQAAGCETTLLIRKDRVLSGWDRRAATTLTRELKRHGLTIVTRTHVTQVDTGANLGATVHYTRDGEDGDHTVYGQIVLAAIGRDPITDAGWFSSSGIARDDHGLIVTDQLGRTSVPGIWALGDVTPGHALAHRAFEQGITVAEAIAGLDPKPVDDATIPQVVFSSPEAACVGLTLDQASARDDLVEVSETVYPMMGNARMLMSGSGGSISLVSGASVADPDTPVVLGAHIIGPIASDLIAEAEQLIGNRVPLHDAARLIHPHPTFSEALGETLLKADGRPLNTR; encoded by the coding sequence ATGAGCGAACAATACGATATCGCGATCATCGGCGCGGGTCCCGGCGGCTATTCGACCGCACTGCGCGCGGCGGAGCTCGGCAGGAAGGTGGCGCTGATCGAACGGGACGGCACGCTCGGCGGCACCTGCCTGAACCGCGGATGCATTCCCTCGAAGGCGCTGATCACCGCCACGCACACCATCGACACCGTGCACCGCGCGGCCGAGCTCGGCGTCAACGCCTCCGTCAACGGCATCGACTTCGGCACGCTGCGCGACTATCGGCTGCGCGTGGTCGACACCATGACCAAGGGGCTGGCCGGGCTGCTCGCGCACCGCGGCGTCGCCGTCTACCACGGCGAGGCGAGCGCCGTGGCGCCAGGCTCGGTCACGGTCAGCCCGTCGCCCGGCTCGGCGCAGGTCGAGCGCTACCTTAAGGCCGGCGTGCCCGAGCCGCTCGACGGCGATGTGACAATCGAGGCCGGCGACGTCGTGATCGCCACCGGGTCGCGCCCGCGCCCGCTGCCGGGCATCCCGTTCCGCGGCGCGCTCATCGATTCGACGACCGCGCTGTCGCTGGACGAGTTCCCCGCCAGCGCCGTCATCATCGGCGCCGGGGCCGTCGCATTGGAGTTCGCGTCGATGTGGCAGGCCGCCGGATGCGAGACGACGCTGCTGATCCGCAAGGACCGCGTGCTGTCGGGATGGGACCGCCGGGCGGCGACGACGCTGACCCGCGAGCTCAAACGGCACGGCCTGACCATCGTGACCCGCACCCATGTCACGCAGGTCGACACCGGAGCCAACCTCGGCGCGACCGTGCACTACACGCGCGACGGCGAGGACGGAGACCACACCGTGTACGGGCAGATCGTGCTGGCCGCGATCGGCCGCGACCCGATCACCGATGCCGGCTGGTTCTCCTCGTCCGGCATCGCGCGCGACGACCACGGCCTGATCGTCACCGACCAGCTGGGCCGCACAAGCGTTCCGGGCATCTGGGCGCTCGGCGACGTCACGCCGGGCCATGCGCTCGCCCACCGCGCGTTCGAGCAGGGCATCACCGTCGCCGAGGCCATCGCCGGTCTCGACCCGAAGCCGGTGGACGACGCGACCATCCCGCAGGTCGTGTTCTCCTCCCCCGAGGCGGCGTGCGTCGGCCTGACGCTCGACCAGGCCTCGGCGCGCGACGATCTGGTCGAGGTGAGCGAGACGGTGTACCCGATGATGGGCAATGCGCGCATGCTGATGAGCGGATCCGGCGGATCCATTTCGCTGGTGTCCGGGGCGAGCGTGGCCGATCCGGATACGCCGGTCGTGCTGGGCGCGCACATCATCGGCCCGATCGCGTCCGACCTGATCGCCGAGGCCGAGCAGCTCATCGGCAACCGCGTGCCGCTGCACGACGCCGCGAGGCTGATCCACCCTCATCCGACCTTCAGCGAAGCGCTCGGCGAGACGCTGCTCAAGGCCGACGGCCGCCCGCTGAATACGCGATGA
- a CDS encoding DUF3043 domain-containing protein, translating into MTWNPFKKDKAQEPVEEAAKPAPTQGKGRPTPKMKQAQAQNIRPLVPADRKASAKAAKERLRAKEDAEYEAMRTGDINHMPKAERLPWRVYIRDYVDARFNLGEFFIPVAFVILIGSMLVTTVYPALSLPMMILMYVYLFAVIIDVAIMWRGLKKKLIDKFGEASVSKGSRSGSYAWSRAIQVRRWRLPKPRSPKRGNWPE; encoded by the coding sequence ATGACATGGAATCCGTTTAAGAAAGACAAGGCTCAGGAGCCGGTCGAAGAAGCCGCCAAGCCCGCGCCGACCCAGGGCAAGGGCCGCCCGACCCCGAAGATGAAGCAGGCCCAGGCGCAGAACATACGCCCGCTCGTGCCCGCCGACCGCAAGGCCAGCGCCAAGGCCGCCAAGGAGCGCCTGCGCGCCAAGGAGGACGCCGAGTACGAGGCGATGCGCACCGGCGACATCAACCACATGCCGAAGGCCGAGCGCCTGCCGTGGCGCGTGTACATCCGCGACTACGTGGACGCCCGCTTCAACCTCGGCGAGTTCTTCATCCCCGTGGCCTTCGTCATCCTGATCGGGTCGATGCTGGTCACCACCGTCTATCCGGCGCTCTCGCTGCCGATGATGATCCTCATGTACGTCTATCTGTTCGCGGTGATCATCGACGTGGCCATCATGTGGCGCGGGCTGAAGAAGAAGCTCATCGACAAGTTCGGCGAGGCCTCGGTTTCCAAGGGTTCGCGTTCCGGGTCCTACGCCTGGAGCCGCGCGATCCAGGTGCGCCGCTGGCGCCTGCCCAAGCCCCGCTCCCCCAAGCGCGGCAACTGGCCGGAGTGA
- a CDS encoding dipeptidase → MAELTADEIRSRVEKDWQRIVDLLGRKIALRSVSAEGITAGHMKRSAQFVAEELAKVGVDTKVVQSHNPDGTPGAWEVIGSGIVDPDAPTVLLYAHHDVQPVPDPAAWDTDPFVATEIDTRLYGRGAADDGGGIAIHSGALAALGDDLKVNVKVFIEGEEEMGSPSFIPFIEEHRDEFDSDVIVVADSGNWSADIPSLTTSLRGNTCVDVTVKVLEHPVHSGQYGGPILDANTLAAMLIASMYDANGDLAVPGLAAQEPVGGLQRDLDEGSVREDAGIVDGYRLAGTGSIASRLWTKPSATVIGFDAHPVEGSFNVISPETTFRLSLRIAPGQRPEEAQAALVDFLKSHAPFGAEVSVDAGDGGMGWAMDPNAVATKDALEAMEEAFGVAPINKGEGGSIPFIPELQRIFPEAQVLVTGPEDPKANAHSPNESISLPGLKNNVITEALLLAKLGK, encoded by the coding sequence ATGGCCGAACTTACCGCCGATGAGATCCGTTCCCGCGTCGAGAAGGACTGGCAGCGCATCGTTGACCTGCTGGGCCGCAAGATCGCGCTCAGGTCGGTGTCCGCCGAGGGCATCACCGCCGGGCATATGAAGCGGTCCGCGCAGTTCGTGGCCGAGGAACTGGCCAAGGTCGGCGTCGACACGAAGGTCGTCCAGTCGCACAATCCGGACGGCACGCCCGGCGCGTGGGAGGTCATCGGATCCGGGATCGTGGATCCGGACGCGCCGACCGTGCTGCTGTACGCGCACCACGACGTGCAGCCGGTGCCCGACCCGGCCGCATGGGACACTGACCCGTTCGTCGCCACCGAGATCGACACCCGCCTGTACGGTCGTGGCGCCGCCGACGACGGCGGCGGCATCGCGATCCACTCCGGCGCGCTCGCGGCGCTCGGCGACGATCTCAAGGTGAACGTCAAGGTGTTCATCGAGGGCGAGGAGGAGATGGGCTCGCCCAGCTTCATCCCGTTCATCGAGGAGCACCGCGACGAATTCGACTCCGACGTGATCGTCGTCGCCGATTCGGGCAACTGGTCCGCCGACATCCCGTCGCTGACCACGTCGCTCAGGGGCAACACCTGCGTGGACGTGACCGTCAAGGTGCTCGAGCACCCGGTGCACTCCGGCCAGTACGGCGGCCCGATCCTCGACGCCAACACGCTCGCCGCGATGCTGATCGCCTCGATGTACGACGCCAACGGCGACCTCGCCGTGCCGGGTCTCGCCGCGCAGGAGCCGGTCGGCGGCCTGCAGCGCGATCTGGACGAGGGCTCCGTGCGCGAGGACGCCGGCATCGTCGATGGGTACCGCCTCGCCGGCACCGGTTCGATCGCCTCGCGCCTGTGGACCAAGCCGAGCGCGACCGTGATCGGATTCGACGCGCATCCGGTCGAAGGCTCGTTCAACGTGATCAGCCCCGAGACCACGTTCCGCCTGTCCCTGCGCATCGCCCCGGGCCAGCGCCCCGAGGAGGCGCAGGCCGCGCTCGTCGACTTCCTCAAGTCGCACGCGCCGTTCGGCGCCGAAGTGAGCGTCGACGCGGGCGACGGCGGCATGGGCTGGGCGATGGATCCGAACGCCGTGGCCACCAAGGACGCGCTCGAGGCGATGGAGGAGGCCTTCGGCGTCGCCCCGATCAACAAGGGCGAGGGCGGGTCCATCCCGTTCATCCCCGAGCTGCAGCGCATCTTCCCCGAGGCGCAGGTGCTGGTCACCGGGCCCGAGGACCCGAAGGCCAACGCCCACAGCCCCAACGAGTCCATCAGCCTGCCGGGCCTGAAGAACAACGTGATCACCGAGGCCCTGCTGCTGGCCAAGCTCGGCAAGTGA
- a CDS encoding ECF transporter S component → MSATAAVKHSNKWRVVDIVVAAIVAVAAGVIFWAWDIVCAVPMAVLKSVTPGLDGLVSGMWLFAGPLAAIIVRKPGAALFAETVAAFIELLLGNPWGIAGSLIVGFIQGAFAELGFTVFAYKKWNFVSTLVSGTMTGIGCWLYGWITSPGWGPLQIVVTLVSDAVSGAVIAGLLMWFLHRAIASTGVLDRFESGRSQALV, encoded by the coding sequence ATGTCTGCAACTGCAGCTGTCAAACATTCCAACAAGTGGCGCGTCGTCGATATCGTCGTCGCGGCCATCGTCGCGGTCGCGGCCGGCGTCATCTTCTGGGCATGGGACATCGTGTGCGCGGTGCCGATGGCGGTGCTCAAGAGCGTGACCCCGGGCCTCGACGGTCTGGTCAGCGGCATGTGGCTGTTCGCCGGCCCGCTGGCCGCGATCATCGTGCGCAAGCCCGGCGCCGCGCTGTTCGCCGAAACGGTCGCCGCCTTCATCGAGCTGCTGCTGGGCAACCCGTGGGGCATCGCCGGCTCGCTGATCGTCGGCTTCATACAGGGCGCGTTCGCCGAGCTCGGCTTCACGGTGTTCGCCTACAAGAAGTGGAACTTCGTCTCCACGCTGGTCTCCGGAACGATGACCGGCATCGGCTGCTGGCTGTACGGCTGGATCACCAGCCCGGGTTGGGGCCCGCTGCAGATCGTCGTCACCCTGGTGAGCGACGCCGTCTCCGGCGCCGTGATCGCCGGCCTGCTCATGTGGTTCCTGCATCGCGCGATCGCCTCGACCGGCGTGCTCGACCGCTTCGAATCCGGACGCAGCCAGGCGCTGGTCTGA